The Fragaria vesca subsp. vesca linkage group LG2, FraVesHawaii_1.0, whole genome shotgun sequence genome includes a window with the following:
- the LOC101314140 gene encoding SAP-like protein BP-73-like, whose translation MSQSVHLICYGPSDSKCLPCSGISRRVASVYPCSSHFKSQVRVGSLNGAYAGASFTCRSSSSGRNRNPEFSRQNRQGYSRGRNRRNEDRDGFENLEESDLLSAKNGPTHSLPSNTKFGATAAPGPREKEIVELFRKVQAQLRERTAVKEEKKVEPVQGQGKENETVDSLLKLLRKHSAEQAKRTSNGVGNKDFMLDQPEKSDRYSERKNRGSLDSNNSMKDYAEEPTASLSRPASNFRRKSPINRLTYQPIYSEDDEIVNSVQHVNSTDKRKKNYAERVSKPEPEQEPELDIDVESVLEAEPEPLHVNDIDFEPEPEPEQEIVQLLEDETSGPEENVDDDADEEEEDEDKEQLIEQRDLSACKLPELRALAKSRGMKGFSKMKKAELLELLSGGSLD comes from the exons ATGTCACAGAGCGTTCATCTCATCT GTTATGGACCATCAGATAGCAAATGTCTACCTTGTTCTGGAATTTCCAGAAGAGTAGCCTCTGTGTATCCTTGCTCTTCTCATTTCAAGTCGCAGGTCAGGGTTGGATCACTAAACGGTGCTTATGCTGGGGCGTCTTTTACGTGCAGATCAAGTTCTAGTGGTCGTAATAGAAATCCAGAATTTTCAAGGCAAAATAGGCAAGGATACTCCCGGGGGAGGAACAGGAGAAATGAAGATAGGGATGGCTTTGAAAACCTTGAAGAATCTGATTTACTTTCTGCTAAAAATGGGCCAACGCACTCCCTCCCTAGTAACACAAAATTTGGGGCTACTGCAGCCCCTGGTCCCAGAGAAAAAGAGATTGTTGAGTTGTTCAGGAAAGTCCAGGCTCAGCTTCGGGAGAGAACTGCTGTTAAAGAAGAAAAGAAGGTTGAACCCGTGCAAGGGCAAGGTAAAGAGAATGAAACTGTGGATTCTCTTCTTAAACTACTAAGGAAACATTCAGCTGAACAGGCAAAGAGAACCAGTAATGGGGTTGGAAACAAAGACTTTATGTTAGACCAACCAGAGAAGAGTGACCGATATAGTGAAAGAAAAAACAGGGGTTCTTTGGATTCAAATAACAGCATGAAGGACTATGCTGAAGAGCCTACTGCCTCTTTGAGCAGGCCTGCATCAAATTTTCGACGCAAGTCTCCCATTAATCGATTGACATATCAGCCTATTTATTCAGAGGATGATGAGATAGTCAATTCGGTGCAGCATGTGAATTCAACTGACAAAAGGAAAAAGAATTATGCTGAAAGAGTTTCTAAACCAGAACCAGAGCAGGAGCCTGAGCTTGACATTGATGTGGAGTCGGTACTTGAGGCTGAGCCTGAGCCTCTTCACGTGAACGACATTGACTTTGAGCCTGAGCCCGAGCCTGAGCAAGAGATTGTTCAGTTGTTAGAGGATGAGACTTCAGGTCCTGAAGAAAATGTTGATGATGATGCTGATGAGGAGGAGGAGGATGAAGACAAAGAGCAACTTATTGAACAGAGGGATTTGAGTGCATGTAAGCTACCAGAATTAAGGGCACTTGCCAAGTCTCGAGGCATGAAAGGGTTCTCAAAGATGAAGAAGGCCGAGCTTCTGGAGTTGCTAAGTGGTGGGAGCTTGGATTGA
- the LOC101313855 gene encoding mitochondrial inner membrane protease subunit 1-like, translating into MVSLGTWFRYIAHKLEYSATISWKNYKRGQITDRELGDAVWKNLFQGKLTYLHWNKGAEMAPSIGDQGGTLLVRKLPAADPRRVFVGDVVVLKDPDNPDNYLVRRLAAVEGYEMLSTDEKDDPFVLEKDECWVLADNEALKPKEANDSRKFGPVSMTDIVGRVIYCLRTAVDHGPVQNSHFSMRKDSPVLEVELDVDEMAKNHKS; encoded by the exons ATGGTTTCCCTTGGCACCTGGTTCCGATACATAGCCCACAAGCTTGAATACTCTGCCACCATCAGCTGGAAG AACTATAAAAGAGGTCAAATCACAGACAGAGAGCTTGGTGATGCCGTTTGGAAAAACCTGTTCCAGGGAAAATTGACATACTTGCACTGGAACAAAGGAGCAGAGATGGCCCCAAGTATAGGTGATCAAGGGGGAACTCTCCTTGTCAGGAAGTTACCAGCTGCAGACCCCAG GCGTGTTTTTGTTGGGGATGTAGTGGTCTTGAAGGACCCTGATAATCCAGATAATTATTTGGTGAGAAGATTGGCTGCGGTTGAAGGTTATGAAATGTTGTCCACTGATGAAAAGGATGATCCTTTTGTCCTTGAAAAGGACGAATGCTGGGTGTTGGCGGATAATGAAGCTTTGAAGCCTAAG GAAGCCAATGATAGTCGAAAGTTTGGTCCTGTTTCAATGACGGACATAGTTGGTAGAGTCATATATTGTCTACGGACAGCTGTTGATCATGGCCCTGTTCAGAATAG TCATTTTAGCATGAGAAAGGATTCGCCTGTGCTGGAAGTTGAGTTGGATGTCGATGAGATGGCAAAAAACCACAAGTCCTAA
- the LOC101313265 gene encoding structural maintenance of chromosomes protein 1A-like: MPSFISQGKIHRLELENFKSYRGHQVIGPFSDFTAIIGPNGSGKSNLMDAISFVLGVKTGQLRGSQLKDLIYAMDDSEKTEKGRRAFVTLVYQLANESEIQFTRAITSSGGSEYRIDGRSVTADTYTEKLKSLGILVKARNFLVFQGDVESIASKNPKELTALLEQISGSDDFKRDYEKYEEEKGIAEEKAALVYQKKRTIVAERKQKKEQKEEAEKHIRLQNELKSLKREHFLWQLFNIERDITKTTNELEAEKRNREQVMQELDDFQQEATKKKKELNKYLKEIAQCEKKIAERSNKLDKSKPELLKLKEEMSRINSKIKKSKTELGKKEKERERHKEEIKKLQKGIQDLTTQLEDLHEKGRDGGEKLQLDDTKLREYFKVKEDAGMKTAKLTDEKEVLDRQQHADLEAQKNLEENLEQLRSRESELDSQNKQMLTRLKNIKDNSAKHREEVKSLNNELLVMKDKHQNARQKYENLKSKIDELEKQLRELKADRYENERDSRLSQAVETLKRLFQGVHGRMTELCRPTQKKYNLAVTVAMGKFMDAVVVEDEQTGKECIKYLKEQRLPPQTFIPLQSVRVKQVMERLRNLGGTAKLVFDVVQFDHALEKAILFAVGNTLVCDELDEAKRLSWSGERFKVVTVDGIMLSKSGTMTGGTSGGMEARSKQWDDKKVEGLKKKKEQFELELEELGSIREMQLKESETAGRLSGLDKKIQYADIEKKSIKDKLANLARERQNIKEEIDRISPDLLKLKQAVDKRSTEINKLEKRINDIVDRLYKGFSKSVGVDNIREYEEKQLKVSQSMAEERLSLSSQLSKLKYQLEYEQNRDMATRIEELQSSISNLQKDLEWVQKKEFEANSAAEKASAEIEQLKEDAQEWKSKSEGCEKEIQEWNKRGSTATTNVSKLNRQINSKETQIEQLTSRKQEIVENCELQQISLPIISDPMETDSSTTGPVFDFDELDESLLRDRRPSEREKVELDFKKQMDAKLSEIERTAPNLKAMDQYEALQEKERDITAEFEVARKEQKQKADLFNSVKQSRYEKFMDAFNHISSNIDKIYKQLTKSNTHPLGGTAYLNLENEDDPYLHGVKYTTMPPTKRFRDMEQLSGGEKTVAALALLFAIHSYRPSPFFILDEVDAALDNLNVAKVARFIRSKSCQGARVNQDTEGGNGFQSIVISLKDSFYDKAEALVGVFRDADMSCSKTMSFDLTRFREE; the protein is encoded by the exons ATGCCGTCCTTCATCTCCCAGGGCAAAATCCACCGCCTCGAGCTCGAGAATTTCAAGTCCTACCGCGGCCACCAGGTCATCGGCCCCTTCTCCGACTTCACCGCCATAATCGGCCCGAACGGCTCCGGCAAGTCCAACCTCATGGACGCCATCAGCTTCGTCCTCGGCGTCAAGACCGGCCAGCTCCGTGGGTCCCAGCTCAAGGACCTGATCTACGCCATGGACGACAGCGAGAAGACCGAGAAGGGACGCCGGGCGTTCGTGACCTTGGTTTATCAGCTTGCCAATGAGTCCGAGATCCAGTTCACCAGGGCCATCACTAGCTCCGGCGGCAGTGAGTACCGCATCGACGGCAGGTCGGTGACGGCGGATACTTATACTGAGAAGCTTAAGTCGTTGGGAATTCTGGTCAAGGCCCGCAATTTTCTTGTTTTTCAG GGTGATGTGGAGTCCATTGCCTCTAAAAATCCTAAGGAACTCACTGCACTGCTTGAGCAGATCTCAGGGTCAGATGACTTCAAGAGAGACTATGAAAAGTACGAAGAAGAGAAAGGCATAGCTGAAGAAAAAGCAGCACTTGTTTATCAGAAAAAGAGGACCATAGTAGCGGAGAGGAAGCAAAAGAAAGAGCAAAAGGAAGAAGCTGAGAAGCATATTCGCCTGCAAAATGAACTG AAATCTTTGAAGAGAGAACATTTTTTGTGGCAGTTGTTCAACATAGAAAGAGATATAACAAAAACGACTAATGAGCTTGAAGCTGAAAAGAGAAACCGTGAACAGGTTATGCAAGAACTAGATGATTTTCAGCAAGAAGCAACCAAAAAGAAGAAAGAACTCAACAAGTACTTAAAAGAGATTGCCCAATGTGAGAAGAAGATTGCCGAGAGAAGTAATAAACTCGACAAAAGC AAACCAGAGCTGCTGAAACTGAAAGAGGAAATGTCTCGTATAAATTCAAAAATCAAGAAAAGTAAGACTGAGCTTGGTAAGAAAGAAAAAGAAAGGGAGAGACATAAAGAGGAAATTAAAAAGCTGCAGAAGGGCATCCAAGATTTGACCACTCAACTAGAGGATTTACATGAAAAAGGACGAGACGGTGGTGAAAAATTACAGTTAGACGATACTAAATTGAGGGAATATTTTAAAGT GAAGGAGGATGCTGGGATGAAAACTGCGAAGCTAACAGATGAGAAAGAGGTTCTGGATCGGCAACAGCATGCTGATCTTGAAGCTCAAAAGAATTTGGAAGAAAATCTTGAACAGTTGAGAAGTAGGGAGAGTGAACTGGATTCACAGAATAAGCAAATGCTGACAAGGCTGAAAAACATTAAAGATAACTCTGCAAAACACAGAGAGGAAGTAAAAAGTCTGAATAATGAATTGCTTGTGATGAAGGATAAACATCAGAATGCCAG ACAGAAGTATGAAAATTTGAAGTCAAAAATTGATGAATTAGAGAAGCAATTACGTGAACTGAAGGCCGATAGATATGAGAATGAGAGGGATTCCAGGTTGTCTCAGGCAGTAGAGACTCTCAAGCGCTTGTTTCAGGGTGTCCATGGTCGCATGACTGAACTCTGTAGGCCAACACAAAAGAAGTATAATCTTGCTGTCACTGTTGCCATGGGAAAATTTATGGATGCAGTCGTAGTTGAAGATGAACAAACAGGAAAGGAGTGTATCAAG TATTTGAAAGAACAAAGGCTTCCTCCTCAGACATTCATACCTCTCCAATCTGTTCGTGTAAAGCAAGTAATGGAGAGACTGCGTAACTTGGGTGGTACTGCAAAGCTGGTTTTTGATGTTGTTCA ATTTGATCATGCCTTGGAGAAGGCTATTCTCTTTGCGGTTGGCAATACTCTCGTTTGTGACGAACTTGATGAGGCTAAGCGCCTAAGCTGGAGTGGTGAGAGGTTCAAAG TTGTAACTGTTGATGGAATTATGCTGTCAAAATCTGGCACAATGACTGGTGGTACCAGTGGAGGAATGGAAGCTAGGTCAAAACAGTGGGATGATAAAAAAGTCGAAG GACTGAAGAAGAAGAAAGAACAGTTTGAGTTGGAGCTAGAAGAGCTTGGGTCAATTAGAGAGATGCAGCTAAAAGAGTCTGAAACAGCTGGCAGACTTAGTGGGCTTGATAAGAAAATCCAATATGCAGATATTGAGAAG AAAAGCATCAAGGACAAACTTGCAAATTTGGCGCGGGAGAGGCAGAACATAAAAGAAGAGATTGATCGTATCAGTCCTGATCTTCTGAAG CTAAAACAAGCTGTAGATAAGCGGAGCACAGAAATCAATAAGCTTGAGAAGAGGATAAATGATATTGTTGACAGACTCTACAAAGGCTTTAGTAAATCTGTTGGGGTAGATAACATTCGTGAGTATGAAGAAAAACAACTCAAGGTTTCCCAATCTATGGCTGAAGAGAGGCTTAGTTTGAGTAGCCAGCTATCAAAATTGAAATACCA GCTAGAGTATGAGCAAAATCGGGACATGGCTACACGAATTGAAGAACTCCAATCATCTATTAGTAATCTACAAAAAGATTTAGAATGGGTTCAAAAGAAAGAATTTGAAGCCAACTCTGCAGCTGAAAAAGCCTCTGCTGAGATTGAGCAGTTGAAGGAAGATGCACAAG AGTGGAAATCCAAGTCGGAAGGGTGTGAAAAGGAAATTCAAGAATGGAACAAGCGGGGTTCTACTGCTACAACAAATGTATCCAAACTTAATCGACAGATAAATTCTAAG GAAACTCAGATTGAGCAGCTAACATCTCGGAAGCAGGAGATAGTAGAAAATTGTGAACTTCAGCAAATAAGCCTTCCTATCATCTCAGATCCAATGGAGACTGACTCCTCCACAACGGGCCCAGTATTTGATTTTGATGAGTTAGATGAGTCTCTATTGAGAGATAGGAGGCCTTCTGAGCGGGAGAAAGTCGAGTTAGACTTTAAGAAACAAATGGATGCCAAGCTATCAGAAATAGAAAGAACAGCTCCCAATTTGAAGGCCATGGACCAATATGAGGCTCTACAAGAAAAGGAAAGAGATATAACTGCAGAGTTTGAAGTGGCCAGAAAAGAACAGAAGCAAAAGGCTGATCTGTTTAACTCGGTTAAGCAAAGCAG GTATGAGAAGTTTATGGATGCCTTCAACCATATTTCTAGTAATATTGATAAGATATACAAGCAACTGACGAAGAGCAATACACATCCACTTGGTGGGACGGCATATTTGAATTTAGAAAATGAAGATGATCCATATCTACATGGCGTCAAGTACACTACTATGCCCCCAACAAAGCGCTTTCGAGATATGGAACAATTATCTGGCGGAGAGAAAACTGTTGCAGCATTAGCATTACTGTTTGCCATACACAG CTATAGGCCTTCGCCTTTCTTCATACTGGATGAAGTTGATGCTGCACTGGATAACTTAAATGTAGCAAAAGTTGCTCGATTCATCCGTTCAAAGTCTTGCCAAGGAGCCAGGGTTAACCAGGATACGGAAGGAGGCAATGGTTTTCAGAGTATTGTAATATCTCTAAAAGATAGCTTCTATGACAAGGCTGAAGCTCTGGTTGGGGTTTTCAGGGACGCTGACATGAG TTGTTCCAAAACCATGTCATTTGACTTGACTAGATTTCGAGAGGAGTAA
- the LOC101314422 gene encoding 50S ribosomal protein L10, chloroplastic-like, translated as MEATLVLSPSPLSLTRPANPFLSLPTRPGSRPYRLPTIRSAISRVKKEETVSTIKTNLENCYLLAGISYKGLTVKQFQDLRKALPDSTKLIVAKNTLVFKAIEGTPWEALKPCMTGMNAWLFVHSEEIPPAIKPYRDFQRERKLENDFTGAVFEGKFYGPGDFKALETMPTRLEIYAKLLGSLKGPASNLVGTIQAPARELVMTLQAYVQKLEEESGQ; from the coding sequence ATGGAAGCCACTCTCGTCCTCTCCCCCTCCCCCTTATCCCTAACCAGACCCGCCAACCCCTTCCTCTCCCTCCCGACCCGACCCGGCTCCCGTCCCTACCGCCTCCCCACCATCCGGTCCGCCATCTCCCGCGTCAAGAAAGAAGAGACCGTCTCCACCATCAAAACCAACCTCGAAAACTGCTACCTCCTGGCCGGAATCAGCTACAAAGGCCTCACCGTCAAGCAATTCCAGGACCTCCGCAAAGCCCTACCGGACTCCACCAAGCTCATCGTCGCCAAGAACACCCTCGTCTTCAAGGCCATCGAGGGGACCCCCTGGGAGGCCCTCAAGCCGTGCATGACGGGGATGAACGCGTGGCTCTTTGTGCACAGCGAGGAGATCCCGCCGGCGATTAAGCCCTACCGGGATTTCCAGAGGGAGCGGAAGCTGGAGAACGACTTCACCGGAGCGGTGTTCGAGGGGAAGTTTTACGGTCCCGGAGATTTCAAGGCGCTGGAGACAATGCCGACGAGGCTGGAGATTTATGCCAAGCTGCTTGGCTCTCTTAAAGGACCGGCCTCGAATTTGGTGGGGACGATTCAGGCGCCGGCCAGGGAGCTGGTCATGACTTTGCAGGCGTATGTGCAGAAATTGGAGGAGGAGAGCGGGCAATAG
- the LOC101300883 gene encoding patellin-4-like — translation MKNEANYQGREQELDSPLGNYDQPNDYILESPRELCPDSDEEDVERRAIEDDEETKAASASMKKKKRKALMEFRRNESLRQKEQLKEITLWGVPLLPSKGHQGTDVLLLKFLKARDYKTSDAFEMLKRTLKWRKEFRTDEILEEDLGVSGLEDVVCINSRDKDGHPLCYTSYGPFKDKDLYKKTFGSEARRQQFLRWRVQFIEKGIKKLNFKRGVDSMVQITDLKDSPGPDFKELRSLSSKTLLLLQDNYPELIQKNIVINAPLWYYVSHVLRSRFLSHRTKKTFIFARSQKVTKTLLKFIEPEELPVQYGGLKREQDDEFTPEDKVSELIIKANTINYIEIPVVEGGLTMVWDLTVVGWDVLYKEEFLPDDEGSYNILIQDKKRLQGESVRNSFYFSEPGKIFVTFENWNFKDRRVLYRYKAKPTIPMYRTNR, via the exons ATGAAAAATGAAGCTAATTACCAGGGCAGAGAGCAAGAGCTTGACTCGCCTCTGGGAAATTATGATCAGCCTAATGACTACATCTTGGAAAGCCCCCGGGAATTATGTCCGGATAGTGATGAAGAAGATGTTGAACGTAGAGCTATAGAGGATGATGAGGAAACCAAAGCTGCTTCTGCGTCAATGAAGAAGAAGAAGAGGAAAGCCTTGATGGAATTCCG CCGAAATGAAAGCTTGAGGCAGAAAGAACAACTCAAGGAGATTACCCTATGGGGTGTGCCTTTGTTGCCAAGCAAAGGCCATCAAGGCACTGATGTTTTGCTCCTCAAATTCTTGAAAGCCCGGGATTACAAGACCAGCGACGCATTTGAAATGCTGAAAAGAACCCTGAAATGGCGAAAAGAATTCAGGACTGATGAAATTCTGGAAGAAGATTTAGGAGTCTCTGGTCTTGAAGACGTGGTGTGCATAAATAGTAGAGACAAAGATGGCCACCCTTTGTGTTACACTTCGTATGGACCTTTCAAGGACAAAGACTTGTACAAGAAAACATTCGGGTCTGAAGCAAGACGCCAACAGTTTTTGAGGTGGAGAGTTCAATTCATTGAAAAGGGAATCAAGAAGCTCAACTTCAAGAGAGGGGTTGATTCGATGGTTCAGATTACGGATTTGAAGGATTCCCCAGGCCCCGATTTTAAGGAGCTTCGTTCGCTTAGTAGCAAAACTCTGCTCTTGTTACAGGACAACTATCCTGAGCTCATTCAAAAGAAT ATTGTTATCAATGCTCCACTTTGGTATTATGTGTCTCATGTGCTCCGATCAAGGTTTCTAAGTCACAGAACTAAGAAGACGTTCATCTTTGCTAGATCCCAAAAGGTTACAAAGACCCTTCTCAA GTTCATAGAACCAGAAGAACTCCCAGTTCAATATGGTGGCCTCAAAAGAGAGCAAGATGATGAGTTCACACCAGAGGACAAAGTATCTGAGCTCATAATCAAAGCAAACACAATCAACTATATTGAAATTCCAGTTGTTGAG GGTGGATTGACAATGGTGTGGGATCTAACTGTGGTGGGATGGGACGTGTTGTACAAGGAAGAGTTCCTTCCTGATGATGAAGGGTCGTACAACATTCTAATCCAAGACAAGAAGAGACTGCAAGGAGAGAGTGTGAGAAACTCCTTCTACTTTAGTGAACCAGGGAAGATATTCGTGACCTTTGAGAACTGGAATTTCAAGGACAGGAGAGTTCTTTATCGGTATAAAGCCAAACCCACCATTCCCATGTACAGAACAAATAGATAG
- the LOC101313563 gene encoding uncharacterized protein LOC101313563: MDKFNLTQLGNLGEKLVTSGAQMGRMVSGKVKEILQTPTPESRMIDEATLETMEEPNWGMNLRICAMINSEEFSGFEVVRVIKRKISGKSVVTQRLSLDLLEAIAMNCEKVFSEIASEKVLEEMVRMIENPQTDNENRRRAMQLIRAWGESQDLAYLPVFRQTYMTLRERGARPVAPEGTSPSLQSTLESYMEEPMPPPERYPVPVTGFHDASDREFRYNYLSVEEKKECLVVARNSLELLSSILNSETDPKPLKEELTMNMLEKCKESQPVIQRIIETTTDDESMLFEALYLHEELQQVISKYEELEASQNSGGQQLENPDATRPEVPEVPAQNHGELPGNSNPPEREDLDDIQNRGGILPEYSIYSEVIPSAPVGTPSETKIADSVQDGTSSSSEKVGH, translated from the exons ATGGACAAGTTCAACTTAACTCAGCTGGGTAACTTGGGTGAGAAACTGGTGACGAGTGGAGCTCAGATGGGTAGGATGGTGAGTGGAAAAGTGAAGGAGATTCTGCAGACGCCGACGCCGGAATCGAGGATGATCGACGAGGCGACGTTGGAGACGATGGAGGAGCCGAATTGGGGGATGAACTTGAGGATATGTGCAATGATTAATAGTGAGGAGTTCAGCGGGTTTGAAGTTGTGAGGGTTATTAAGAGGAAGATTTCGGGGAAGAGTGTGGTGACGCAGAGGCTGAGTCTTGACTTGTTGGAGGCGATTGCTATGAATTGTGAGAAGGTGTTTTCGGAGATTGCGTCCGAGAAGGTGTTGGAGGAGATGGTTAGGATGATTGAGAATCCGCAGACGGATAATGAGAATAGGAGGAGGGCTATGCAGTTGATTAGGGCGTGGGGAGAGTCTCAGGATCTTGCTTATCTACCCGTGTTTCGTCAGACTTACATG ACATTGAGAGAAAGAGGAGCACGTCCAGTGGCACCAGAAGGGACTTCGCCCTCGTTGCAATCTACCTTGGAATCATACATGGAAGAGCCTATGCCTCCCCCGGAAAGATACCCTGTACCAGTCACAGGATTTCATGATGCAAGTGACCGTGAATTTCGCTATAACTACCTATCAGTCGAGGAAAAAAAAGAATGTCTTGTTGTAGCTCGCAATAGCCTGGAGTTGCTGTCTAGTATTTTGAATAGTGAAACAGATCCGAAACCTTTGAAG GAAGAACTAACGATGAACATGCTGGAAAAGTGCAAGGAGTCTCAGCCTGTTATTCAGAGGATTATAGAAACCACTACTGATGATGAAAGTATGCTCTTTGAGGCTCTATATCTTCATGAAGAACTTCAACAAGTTATTTCCAAGTATGAGGAGTTGGAAGCTTCCCAAAACTCTGGAGGCCAACAGCTTGAAAATCCGGATGCCACCAGACCTGAGGTGCCAGAAGTGCCGGCTCAAAATCATGGAGAACTGCCAGGAAACTCAAACCCCCCTGAGCGTGAGGATTTAGATGACATCCAAAACCGTGGCGGTATACTGCCTGAATATTCCATTTATTCTGAAGTCATCCCATCTGCGCCTGTGGGAACTCCTAGTGAAACCAAAATAGCGGATTCTGTACAAGACGGCACTTCGTCTAGCAGTGAAAAAGTTGGTCATTGA